Proteins from one Cryptomeria japonica chromosome 4, Sugi_1.0, whole genome shotgun sequence genomic window:
- the LOC131041454 gene encoding probable disease resistance protein At4g33300 → MQPIRRAQLTKNLLRKIKGIIVVSIMTVVIVLLALCNDHQITGMIVFPIMAVGIVLCFCFWAFRKTSIRSIADANLMGAERDDPRLALEVVGSSLHKETYEVWESVENSTDSLDHVSKESFLDLASLPEGTKICVHVRRLSNLASRNLVDLTSTQGLAISYGNASELYSEHNAMRRLALHLGCQDCVFHKKRLVMLWKEQNLSQKLELLNHGAHDVQLLSIHTGPMKENQWGDMIFPDTEALILLFTGTEYYLPPFLKSMKKLKFLMVSNCGRNKATVKGLDILSSLTQLRSLCLDRLIATPVQEESKFLPNLETLHLCSCEGFEDTSTFKSLKMRDFNLDHSSNLEKVPVSLCYMHSAQIWSITNCHLIQKLPPDLGNLTSLRMLRLSGLQGLKALPSSIGNLKRLECLDISLCVGLRELPEDIDQLKKLITFDMRGCSCLMMLPRGVDKLSSLELVICGHKIGKQWLRAKISIPDLSVKISPVQGS, encoded by the exons ATGCAGCCAATAAGAAGGGCACAACTTACGAAGAATTTGTTAAGGAAAATAAAAGGTATAATTGTTGTCTCTATAATGACCGTCGTTATAGTGCTATTGGCTCTCTGCAATGATCATCAAATTACAGGTATGATTGTTTTCCCTATAATGGCTGTTGGTATAGTCCTCTGCTTCTGCTTCTGGGCCTTTCGAAAGACGTCAATTCGAAGTATTGCAGATGCAAATCTAATGGGG GCAGAACGTGACGACCCACGACTTGCATTAGAAGTGGTTGGAAGTTCTTTGCACAAGGAAACCTATGAGGTTTGGGAGAGCGTAGAAAACAGCACTGATTCCTTAGATCATGTTTCCAAAGAAAGCTTCCTCGACTTAGCTTCACTTCCAGAGGGGACGAAAATCTGTGTTCATGTTCGGAGGCTATCAAACCTTGCAAGCAGAAACTTGGTGGATTTGACTAGCACTCAAGG ATTAGCAATCTCATATGGAAATGCCTCGGAGCTATACTCTGAGCATAATGCAATGCGTAGATTGGCTTTGCATTTGGGGTGCCAAGACTGTGTATTCCACAAGAAGAGGTTGGTGATGCTTTGGAAGGAGCAGAATTTGTCACAGAAATTGGAGTTGCTTAATCATGGAGCGCATGATGTTCAACTTCTCTCCATTCACACAG GCCCTATGAAGGAAAACCAGTGGGGTGACATGATTTTTCCGGACACAGAGGCTCTGATATTACTCTTTACTGGGACTGAATATTATCTTCCTCCATTTTTGAAATCGATGAAGAAACTAAAGTTTCTGATGGTATCCAATTGCGGTAGAAACAAGGCAACGGTGAAAGGTCTGGATATCTTATCTTCACTCACTCAACTCAGGAGTCTCTGCTTAGACAGGTTGATCGCAACCCCGGTTCAAGAAGAAAGCAAATTTCTACCGAACTTAGAGACGCTACATTTATGCTCATGTGAAGGATTTGAAGATACATCCACATTCAAAAGCTTGAAGATGCGAGATTTTAACCTGGATCATTCCAGCAATTTGGAGAAGGTGCCTGTTAGTCTCTGTTATATGCACTCAGCTCAGATATGGTCAATTACCAACTGCCACCTGATTCAGAAGTTGCCTCCTGACCTTGGGAATCTGACCTCTCTGAGAATGTTAAGATTATCAGGATTACAAGGCCTAAAAGCACTTCCGTCATCAATCGGAAATCTTAAGCGATTGGAATGCCTAGACATTTCACTATGTGTGGGGCTGAGAGAGCTTCCAGAGGATATAGATCAACTAAAGAAGCTGATTACGTTTGATATGAGAGGATGTTCTTGTTTGATGATGTTACCAAGAGGTGTTGATAAACTGAGTTCTCTGGAGCTTGTTATCTGTGGGCACAAGATTGGGAAGCAGTGGCTGAGGGCCAAAATTTCTATTCCCGATCTTAGTGTTAAAATTTCGCCTGTTCAGGGCAGTTAA